From one Tsukamurella tyrosinosolvens genomic stretch:
- a CDS encoding MaoC family dehydratase N-terminal domain-containing protein, whose amino-acid sequence MPNESAPAAPLTPEEISERTASAVGHHHVHHDTYLVGREKVREYALASQFTAPVHFDVEAARAAGYTDLVAPPMLVSVAGIVSNRALFDDSIIGYGASQLMQADESMVYHRPVVAGDELTIHVHVDKHRRVGGYDMVTIRNEMYGQDDEHLVTLSTTLIGGSPDGADAPDFNDAAEKIVMHGVVNA is encoded by the coding sequence ATGCCGAACGAATCCGCTCCCGCCGCCCCGCTGACCCCCGAAGAGATCAGCGAGCGCACCGCGAGCGCCGTCGGCCACCACCACGTGCACCACGACACCTATCTCGTGGGCCGCGAGAAGGTCCGCGAGTACGCGCTCGCGTCCCAGTTCACCGCCCCGGTGCACTTCGACGTCGAGGCCGCGCGTGCCGCCGGCTACACCGACCTGGTCGCGCCGCCGATGCTCGTGAGCGTCGCGGGCATCGTCTCCAACCGCGCACTGTTCGACGATTCGATCATCGGCTACGGCGCCAGCCAGTTGATGCAGGCCGACGAGAGCATGGTCTACCACCGGCCCGTCGTCGCGGGCGACGAACTGACCATCCACGTGCACGTGGACAAGCACCGGCGCGTCGGCGGGTACGACATGGTGACGATCCGCAACGAGATGTACGGACAGGACGACGAGCACCTGGTCACGCTCTCCACCACCCTGATCGGCGGATCGCCCGACGGTGCCGACGCGCCCGATTTCAACGACGCCGCCGAGAAGATCGTGATGCACGGCGTCGTCAACGCCTGA